In Sardina pilchardus chromosome 8, fSarPil1.1, whole genome shotgun sequence, a genomic segment contains:
- the prxl2c gene encoding peroxiredoxin-like 2C, with amino-acid sequence MEFGKMARETPVTTQVARHQPTHVPLDFQITDVESCVLYDRHGVPVPFQSLYEEQKCIIIFVRHFLCYTCKEYVEDLSKISQDALRGAGVRMVIIGQSAPRHIEPFCSLTGSPHEVFVDPERHIYSRLGLRRGEIFMESASASPHVKSSMLMGSLKSMWRAMNSPAFDFQGDPLQQGGTLIVGPGPEVHFTHFDNNRLDHMPIHWLLQLAGLPPLDLRDHYKVIDI; translated from the exons atggaatTTGGTAAAATGGCTAGAGAGACTCCTGTTACGACCCAAGTTGCCCGTCACCAACCTACACATGTTCCACTCGATTTTCAAATCACGGACGTCGAAAGTTGCGTTTTATACGACCGACATGGAGTTCCCGTTCCATTCCAGAGTTTGTATGAAGAGCAAAAGTGTATCATTATTTTTGTGAGG CATTTTCTGTGCTACACCTGCAAGGAATATGTTGAGGATCTCAGCAAGATATCCCAGGACGCTCTTCGG GGTGCTGGAGTAAGGATGGTTATTATAGGACAGTCAGCTCCACGGCACATAGAG CCCTTTTGTTCTCTGACCGGAAGTCCACATGAAGTGTTCGTTGATCCAGAAAGGCATATTTACAGCCGCCTTGGcttgaggagaggggagatatTTATGGAGTCAG CATCTGCTAGTCCCCATGTTAAGTCAAGCATGTTAATGGGGAGCTTGAAAAGTATGTGGCGTGCCATGAACAGCCCTGCATTTGATTTCCAAGGAGACCCACTCCAGCAAGGAGGCACCCTTATAGTTGGACCAG GTCCAGAGgttcatttcacacattttgATAACAATCGCTTGGACCATATGCCCATCCACTGGTTGCTGCAGTTGGCAGGATTGCCGCCGCTGGATCTCAGAGACCATTACAAGGTCATTGACATTTAA